A region of the Pseudarthrobacter phenanthrenivorans Sphe3 genome:
GAACGGTTCCGCCGGCATATCCGCGGCGATGATGGCCTTGATCTCACGCACGCCGGTGCGCATGAGTTCGCGCTGCTGTTTGCCCTCATGGGTGCCCGCGGTGAGCTTGTTGGCCAGGGTCAGCATGGACAGCGGCATCCGGGAGGAAAAGGAGCCCCCCGCTTCCAGCCCGCGCTGCAGGACAGCGAGGGCCCGGTCGTCGTCACCGGCCGCAGCCGCGTGCTCGTACTCCGCAATCCAGTCAGCTTTCACGCTGTGGTTCACGGAGACCGCGGGGTCGTATACCGCGAGGCGTTCCACCGGGAGGGTGCGGGCCGCGTGCAGGGCAACTGCCCCGCCAAAGCTGTGCCCGAATACATCCGTGCTGGAGGTGTGCTTCATGACCGTATCCAGGTCGCGGATGTCCACGTCCAGGGTGTAGTCCTCCGGCTGCGGGGACGAGGAGCCCCGGCCGCGGCGGTTGAACGTGTGGACCGGGCGGCCCAATGCAGCACTGAGTTTCTGCGCAAATTTCGTGTAGTCCGAGGCGGTCACCATGGACGGCGGAACAACCACCACGCCGGAGCCGGCCGAAGCAAGTTCCGTGCCCGTGGAGAAGAGTTCCAGCGTGCCGCCGTCGGGGGTCCTGATGTTCTCACGCGTCATGCTCCGAGCCTATCTGAGCAAGCCGAGCGCAGGCACCATGGACTCGTTCCCTACGGCACCTCACCCCGGTATCTGCCCGAGAACTCTGACGGCTGCGTGCCTACGGTGAGCCGAAGCGTTCGATGAGCGCGGCGCTTTCCTTCCGAATGGCGGGAAGACTGGTGCCAAGTCCGCACAGGACGATGCCGGCATCGGCCGCCTGCAGCGGGGAGTCGGGGGTTGCCAGGCCGTCGGCCCGCAGGCTGATCAGGGATTCGACCAGGCGAAAGGCCAGGTCGCCCGGATTGGCCCCCGGGCCGGAAACAGTGCCGGCGGGGGAAAAGGCCGCGCCGAGTTCCCCGTACAGGTTGCGCAGTTCCTGCCGGTCCGCGAGGAAACGGGCAAAGCGTCCGCTGCGGGCTTCGGGGAGGTGGTACAGGAGGCCGAGGTTCCAGCGGGCGCTGCACAGTTGCGTCCCGTCGAAAAGCGCGACGGCGTGAAGGCGGCTTCCAGCC
Encoded here:
- a CDS encoding alpha/beta fold hydrolase, which encodes MTRENIRTPDGGTLELFSTGTELASAGSGVVVVPPSMVTASDYTKFAQKLSAALGRPVHTFNRRGRGSSSPQPEDYTLDVDIRDLDTVMKHTSSTDVFGHSFGGAVALHAARTLPVERLAVYDPAVSVNHSVKADWIAEYEHAAAAGDDDRALAVLQRGLEAGGSFSSRMPLSMLTLANKLTAGTHEGKQQRELMRTGVREIKAIIAADMPAEPFLELPLETLIVVGEKSPAYFGVACGQIHDVLSGSSYTILPGFGHDGVIKAPDRLIKELADFFAG
- a CDS encoding TetR/AcrR family transcriptional regulator, yielding MTSAGPGRPRSQQPSRPGATARDEILDAAAELFTTQGFANTSTRSIADAVGIRQSSLYHHFKTKDDILEDLLEGTVAGGLEFARTVAALPPAEAAAGSRLHAVALFDGTQLCSARWNLGLLYHLPEARSGRFARFLADRQELRNLYGELGAAFSPAGTVSGPGANPGDLAFRLVESLISLRADGLATPDSPLQAADAGIVLCGLGTSLPAIRKESAALIERFGSP